Sequence from the Bacillus thuringiensis genome:
GATGATTATAATAGGTTATGCGGGATATGAGTTAGAGAAAGCAAAACCTAATACATCAGAAGATTTCTTTAATAGATCTGAAGTGACATATATATTAAATAATAAAGAGAGAACTTTTTCCGTTTTATACGTTCGATATTTTGAAGAAGTTTTACAAGAAATTACTCCTTTTGAAGGAAATCCAGTATGTAAAGTAGAAGAACAAGACATATATTTACGGGATATTGTAGCGATATGTTGTTTACTGAAAGAGAATGAGCATCGCATGCAAAAACGTTTATATTTAAATAATATAGAAGCGTTCCAACAATATTTTGATGAGGGAACAGTGGTGAAAGTACAAGAAATATTGGCTGAATTACATAAAAATAAAAGAGTAGAAATAGCGTGAAATGGCAAAGGAGAGGGAAAAAATGTCTAATCTGATGGTTGAAAATCAAACAGAACAAGTTTCTATATTTTTAGAAGATGTTATTACTTTGATAACCAATTATGTAAATTATCATACGTTGCCTTCTTTATTAGAAGAGACACCGACAGGGAACGAGCAATATTATAAAGGGTTATTAGCATCAATAAGGCGTCTTCTCGTTTTTTGTGAAGAAGGACATGATGCATGTTTTGTTTTGTTGAATAGCCAGCCATTTCGAAAAACAGCAGCTGAAAAAATTTTATATAAAATTTATCATCAAGTAATTGCAGAGTTTTTTTCACCAAAGAGTGATCATTGGTATGAAAATAGTCGCTCTGCCTATACAGGGAAAAATTCCATCGTGTTTCAACAAACGCCACCTGTATCTATAGAGCAAGTAATGAAGAATTTAGAAGGTAAATTTCAATTGATGCGTGAAGAACTAGAATATTATGAGACGGATTACCAAACAAAGATGTTACACAAATATTAATTGCGAAAAAGAAGCTAAGGGGACTTAGCTTCTTTTCCTTTTGTACAGTTATATAAGGGATTTCCTTTGAATATATTTAAGGGGATAGCATTAAGGAGGTGTAACATGAGTCAACAAGGTGTATTTACAGATTACTTTCATGAAGTAGAAAGCTGGTGTGAAAGTGTTCTTCACGTATTAGATAGCCGTGCGATGGAAGTGTATGATGTCCATATGCTTGCTTATAAAATTCAAACGTTATTAGACCGTATGAAAGAGCATGAGTATGATACAGATGCAGAGTTTATGTATGAAATAAGTGATGATGTAGAACATATTCAGCATCATTTGCAGGAAGTATTTGTACAGGGAGAAGAGGAATATGAATTATATGAAAGAGGGGATAGTGAACGAGCTGTTCCAATTGGAGGGCATACACTCCCACCATTACCATATCCGTATAATGCGTTAGAACCGTATATATCTAGAGAAATTATGATGTTACACCATGATAAACATCATCGCAGTTACGTGGAAGGATTAAATAAGGCAGAGAAGATGATGGAAGAAGCGAGAAAAACAAATCAATTTGATTTAATTAAGCATTGGGAAAGAGAAGCGGCCTTTCATGGATCAGGTCATTACTTACACACGATATTTTGGAATAACATGAAAAAAGGTGGCGGCGGAAGTCCAAGAGGGGCTCTTTCACACCGGATTGAACAAGATTTTGGAAGTTTCTTGCGCTTTCAAAAACATTTCACAGAAGCAGCCTCTAAAGTGGAAGGTTCAGGATGGGCGATTCTCGTTTGGGTGCCACGATCGGGAAGATTAGAAATTTTGCAGAGTACACTTCATCAATTATTTACACAATGGGATACGATACCGCTCCTTGTACTAGACGTGTGGGAACATGCGTATTATTTACAATACCAAAATCGTAAAGATGAATATATAAAAAACTGGTGGCATGTTGTAAATTGGCCTGATGTAGAAAAAAGATTTGAAAGTGCAAAACAAATTGAATGGACACCGTATTAGACGCATATTGTATGCGTCTTTTTTATCCCGTAAACGCCCGAATATTGAGGGCTATTAATTAGTGGAGGATGGACAAAGCCCTAACTAATTAAAGTTTTGCTTTATTGAGAAGAGAAGGAGATTTCGTTCATATTTTAAAAGGCCAAGCATACACTTGTACAAAAAGTGCCAAAAGGACGTGGGGGGAAATATGAGACGAATTTGTGTAATCATTACGCTTCTTATTATGTATGCAAGCGTTATGCCAATTCCTACATATGCAAAGATGAACAGCAATGTCAGTGCTCGTAATGCTGTATTAATGGAGCAACATTCTGGACGTGTATTATACGGAAAAGCAGAACATGAGCCGCAAAAAATTGCTAGTATAACAAAAATTATGACTGCCTTGTTAGCTGCTGAATCAGGAAAAATGAAAGAAATGGTCCCGGTTAGCAATGAAGCAGTGAGAGTAGAAGGATCAGCAATTTATTTGAAGCCTGGACAGAAAGTAAAGTTAGAGGATTTAGTATACGGACTCATGCTTAGATCTGGTAATGATGCAGCACAAGTAATTGCTGAAAATGTAGGAGGGAGTATAGAAGGGTTTGTATATTTAATGAATGAAAAGGCGAAACAAATTGGAATGAAAGATACTCACTTTTCAAACCCACATGGTTTGGATGGAGATGGATCCCATTATTCATCGGCCTATGATATGGCACTTTTAACGAAGTATGCAATGAGGAACGAAACCTTTAAGAAGATTTTTGGGACAAAAACGTATAAATCAGATTCGTGGGATTATCCGTGGAAAAACAAACATAAACTTGTGACGTCTTATTATGAATTTGCAACAGGAGGAAAAACAGGCTTTACGAAGAAAGCAGGACGGACGCTTGTTACAACAGCATCAAAAGATGGACTAGATCTAATTGTTGTAACTTTGAGCGCTTCTAGCGATTGGGATGATCATATGAATTTATTTGATAAAGGTTTTAAACGTTTCAAGCAAACGAACGTTGTAGGACAAGGAGCGCTTGCTGAAATAACTGAAAAGAAATATGCCAATCATGTTTATACGAAAAATAGTTTTGCGGTGCCATTAACTGAGCAAGAAAGAAAGGATGTCGTAGTAAAAGTTGAACTCGATAAAAGTGCAAAACTTAAAGATGGCGTAAAGGTTGGGAAGACAGAAATTTATGTTGGCAATGAGAAAGTTGGAGAACGGAATTTATTTTATAGTAAACGAAAATTAGTAGCTACAACGGGAATGTACTGGAATAATGTGAAAGAAATCTTTTCTCATATGATAGGTGTTGGGAGCGATGGTTAATCTCGTATGGGTAGCGATGGCAGTCATAGGGATCGTATATGCCATGATAAATGGAACGATGGAAGCAATAAATAAAGCTGTATTTGATGGAGCAAAAGACGCAGTAACAATTTGTATAGGACTCATTAGTGTTTTAGTATTTTGGCTCGGTTTAATGAAAATTGCAGAAGAAGCAGGATTGTTAAGGAAGTTAGTGTCACTTTTTATGCCGATAGTCAAAAAGTTGTTTCCAGAAATACCGAAAGATCATCCGTCAATGGGATTTATTTTATCGAATATGATGGCAAACTTTTTTGGATTAGGTAATGCAGCAACGCCGCTTGGTATTAAAGCGATGGAACAACTGAAAGAGTTAAATGGAGGAAAAGATTCGGCGAGCCGTTCAATGGTGACGTTTCTCGCGTTAAATACATCAGCTATTACTTTAATTCCTACGACTGTCATCTCGATTCGAATGA
This genomic interval carries:
- a CDS encoding YpuI family protein, which gives rise to MSNLMVENQTEQVSIFLEDVITLITNYVNYHTLPSLLEETPTGNEQYYKGLLASIRRLLVFCEEGHDACFVLLNSQPFRKTAAEKILYKIYHQVIAEFFSPKSDHWYENSRSAYTGKNSIVFQQTPPVSIEQVMKNLEGKFQLMREELEYYETDYQTKMLHKY
- a CDS encoding superoxide dismutase gives rise to the protein MSQQGVFTDYFHEVESWCESVLHVLDSRAMEVYDVHMLAYKIQTLLDRMKEHEYDTDAEFMYEISDDVEHIQHHLQEVFVQGEEEYELYERGDSERAVPIGGHTLPPLPYPYNALEPYISREIMMLHHDKHHRSYVEGLNKAEKMMEEARKTNQFDLIKHWEREAAFHGSGHYLHTIFWNNMKKGGGGSPRGALSHRIEQDFGSFLRFQKHFTEAASKVEGSGWAILVWVPRSGRLEILQSTLHQLFTQWDTIPLLVLDVWEHAYYLQYQNRKDEYIKNWWHVVNWPDVEKRFESAKQIEWTPY
- the dacB gene encoding D-alanyl-D-alanine carboxypeptidase DacB; protein product: MRRICVIITLLIMYASVMPIPTYAKMNSNVSARNAVLMEQHSGRVLYGKAEHEPQKIASITKIMTALLAAESGKMKEMVPVSNEAVRVEGSAIYLKPGQKVKLEDLVYGLMLRSGNDAAQVIAENVGGSIEGFVYLMNEKAKQIGMKDTHFSNPHGLDGDGSHYSSAYDMALLTKYAMRNETFKKIFGTKTYKSDSWDYPWKNKHKLVTSYYEFATGGKTGFTKKAGRTLVTTASKDGLDLIVVTLSASSDWDDHMNLFDKGFKRFKQTNVVGQGALAEITEKKYANHVYTKNSFAVPLTEQERKDVVVKVELDKSAKLKDGVKVGKTEIYVGNEKVGERNLFYSKRKLVATTGMYWNNVKEIFSHMIGVGSDG
- the spmA gene encoding spore maturation protein SpmA gives rise to the protein MVNLVWVAMAVIGIVYAMINGTMEAINKAVFDGAKDAVTICIGLISVLVFWLGLMKIAEEAGLLRKLVSLFMPIVKKLFPEIPKDHPSMGFILSNMMANFFGLGNAATPLGIKAMEQLKELNGGKDSASRSMVTFLALNTSAITLIPTTVISIRMTYESANPTEIVGVTFIAQVLSMIGAIWIDRYFYRRRSRKGRKK